One window of Doryrhamphus excisus isolate RoL2022-K1 chromosome 13, RoL_Dexc_1.0, whole genome shotgun sequence genomic DNA carries:
- the LOC131140012 gene encoding uncharacterized protein C14orf132, giving the protein MDLSFMAAQIPVMTGAFMDSSPNDDYSGEHSLFNSSASVHAAASAASVQGQQDESQSMSSDAIWLWIAIVATIGNIVVVGVVYACTF; this is encoded by the coding sequence ATCCCAGTTATGACGGGAGCCTTCATGGACTCGTCACCCAACGACGACTACAGTGGCGAGCACTCGCTTTTCAACTCGTCGGCCAGCGTCCACGCCGCTGCCTCGGCTGCCTCCGTGCAAGGCCAGCAGGACGAATCTCAGTCCATGTCCAGCGATGCCATCTGGCTTTGGATCGCCATCGTCGCCACTATTGGGAACATTGTGGTAGTGGGTGTGGTCTACGCCTGCACTTTCTGA